In Harpia harpyja isolate bHarHar1 chromosome 18, bHarHar1 primary haplotype, whole genome shotgun sequence, a single genomic region encodes these proteins:
- the TAF1 gene encoding transcription initiation factor TFIID subunit 1 isoform X3 yields MSDSESEEEADGGRAEPFSLAGFLFGNINEAGQLEGDSVLDKESKKHLAGLGVLGLGNLITEITASEEDSPEADGAHLDEEGWVKSTEDAVDYSDINEVAEDESRRYKQAMGSLQPVRRPGSVTALAVEDEDEDDYDADCEDIDSKLMPPPPPPPVPGKKEDEKDAAATVSEDGDGIILPSIIAPSSAASDKVDFSSSSDSESEMGPQEARQAESKEGKLTLPLAGIMQRDATKQLPSVTELFPEFRPGKVLRFLRLFGPGKNVPSVWRSARRKRKKKHRELAQEVQIQEGEVVVESGMEGKSPWEYEFAAPPPPEQCLSDDEITMMAPVESKFSQSTGDIDKVADTKPKVAEWRYGPAQLWYDMLGIPEDGSGFDYGFKLKEKEQEVKGHTDEGDAGLMDEKDDLLADEHFLMVTQLQWEDDVIWNGEDVKHKGTKTQRASLAGWLPSSMTRNATAYNAQQGLNRSGSLLNPPIPLAQKPNVAGVLGIAKGKEKQAPEQQVSLDEDKPWYSIFPIDNEELVYGRWEDNIIWDDQAMETYLDPPVLTLDPNDENIILEIPDEKEEMTLNSPSKENKKESSLKKSRILLGKTGVIKEEPQQNMSQPEVKDPWNLSNDEFYYPKQQGLRGTFGGNIIQHSIPAVELRQPFFPTHMGPMKLRQFHRPPLKKYSFGALSQPGPHAVQPLLKHIKKKAKMREQERQASGGGEMFFMRTPQDLTGKDGDLILAEYSEENAPLMMQVGMATKIKNYYKRKPGKDPGAPDCKYGETVYCHTSPFLGSLHPGQLLQAFENNLFRAPIYLHKMPETDFLIIRTRQGYYVRELVDIFVVGQECPLYEVPGPNSKRANTHIRDFLQVFIYRLFWKSRDRPRRIRMEDIKKAFPSHSESSIRKRLKLCADFKRTGMDSNWWVLKPDFRLPTEEEIRAMVSPEQCCAYYSMIAAEQRLKDAGYGEKSFFAPEEENEEDFQMKIDDEVRTAPWNTTRAFIAAMKGKCLLEVTGVADPTGCGEGFSYVKIPNKPTQQKDDKEPQPVKKTVTGTDADLRRLSLKNAKQLLRKFGVPEEEIKKLSRWEVIDVVRTMSTEQARSGEGPMSKFARGSRFSVAEHQERYKEECQRIFDLQNKVLESTEILSTDTDSSSAEDSDFEEMGKNIENMLQNKKTSSQLSREREEQERKELQRMLLGEDSGNDKERGKKDRRDKKGLSSASGASANSHKDDDTASVTSLNSSATGRRLKIYRTFRDEDGKEYVRCETVRKPAVIDAYCRIRTTKDEEFIRKFALFDEQHREEMRKERRRIQEQLRRLKRNQEKEKLKGPPEKKPKKMKERPDLKLKCGACGAIGHMRTNKFCPLYYQTNAPPSNPVAMTEEQEEELEKTVIHNDNEELIKVEGTKIVLGKQLIESADEVRRKSLVLKFPKQQLPPKKKRRVGTTVHCDYLNRPHKSIHRRRTDPMVTLSSILEGIINDIRDLPNTYPFHTPVNPKVVKDYYKIITRPMDLQTLRENVRKRQYPSREEFREHLELIVKNSATYNGPKHSLTQISQSMLDLCDEKLKEKEDKLARLEKAINPLLDDDDQVAFSFILDNIVTQKMMAVPDSWPFHHPVNKKFVPDYYKVIANPMDLETIRKNISKHKYQNRDTFLDDVNLILANSIKYNGSDSQYTKTAQEIVNICYQTLAEYDEHLTQLERDISTAKEAALEEADLESLDPMTPGPYTPQMRQGRGRLGEEDSDVDIEGFDEDDDGKPKTPAPEVEDADGDLADEEEGSAQQTQASVLYEDLLMSDGEDDDDGSDEEGDNPFSSIQLSESGSDSDVEPNAVRPKQPHVLQENTRMGMDNEESMMSYEGDGGETSHVMEDSNISYGSYEEPDPKSNTRDTSFSSIGGYEISEEEEEEEQQRCGPSVLSQVHLSEDEEDSEDFHSIAGDSDLDSDE; encoded by the exons ATGTCAGACTCGGAGAGCGAGGAGGAGGCGGATGGCGGCCGCGCGGAacccttctcgctggctgggttTCTCTTCGGCAACATCAATGAGGCGGGGCAGCTGGAGGGGGACAGCGTCCTCGACAAG GAATCCAAGAAGCACCTGGCCGGGTTGGGTGTGCTGGGACTGGGCAATCTGATCACTGAGATCACAGCCAGCGAGGAGGACAGCCCGGAGGCTGATGGAGCCCACCTGGATGAGGAAG gCTGGGTTAAGAGCACAGAAGATGCTGTTGATTATTCAGATATTAATGAAGTGGCAGAAGATGAGAGCCGTAGGTATAAGCAGGCAATGGGCAGCCTGCAGCCAGTTCGAAGACCAGGTAGTGTTACAGCTCTAGCTGTAGAAG atgaagatgaagatgattACGATGCTGACTGTGAAGATATTGATTCCAAGTTGatgccgccaccaccaccacctccagtacctggaaagaaagaagatgaaaaggatGCAGCTGCCACTG TATCTGAAGATGGAGACGGTATCATTTTGCCCTCCATCattgctccttcctctgctgcctccGACAAGGTggatttcagcagcagctctgattCTGAGTCAGAGATGGGACCTCAAGAAGCCAGGCAGGCAGAATCCAAGGAAGGCAAACTCACACTTCCTCTTGCAGGAATCATGCAGCGAGATGCTACCAAACAGTTGCCAAGTGTTACAGAGCTCTTCCCGGAATTTCGACCAGGCAAG GTGCTGCGTTTCCTGCGTCTCTTTGGCCCTGGAAAGAATGTTCCATCGGTTTGGCGTAGTGCCCGAAGGAAACGCAAGAAGAAACATCGGGAGTTGGCACAAGAAGTGCAGATACAGGAGGGTGAAGTTGTAGTTGAGAGTGGAATGGAAGGAAAATCTCCTTGGGAGTATGAGTTTGCTGCTCCTCCCCCTCCTGAGCAGTGCCTTTCAGATGATGAG ATTACCATGATGGCACCTGTGGAATCAAAATTTTCCCAGTCAACTGGTGATATAGACAAAGTGGCAGATACAAAGCCTAAAGTGGCAGAGTGGCGCTATGGCCCAGCACAGCTCTGGTATGATATGCTGGGGATCCCTGAAGATGGCAGTGGATTTGATTATGGTTTCAAGCTgaaagagaaggagcaggaggttaAAGGACACACAGATGAGGGG GATGCAGGGTTGATGGATGAGAAGGATGATCTGCTAGCTGATGAGCACTTCCTTATGGTGACACAGCTCCAATGGGAGGATGACGTTATCTGGAATGGAGAAGATGTCAAGCACAAAGGGACTAAGACACAGCGGGCAAGTTTGGCAGGCTGGCTGCCATCCAGCATGACTAGAAATGCCACTGCATACAATGCCCAACAAG gtTTGAACAGAAGCGGCTCTTTACTCAATCCACCAATTCCACTAGCACAGAAACCAAATGTAGCAGGAGTCCTAGGTATAGCAAAGGGCAAAGAAAAGCAGGCCCCTGAACAGCAAG TTTCCCTGGATGAAGACAAGCCCTGGTACTCCATTTTCCCAATTGATAATGAAGAGTTAGTGTATGGCCGTTGGGAGGACAATATCATCTGGGATGATCAGGCAATGGAAACCTACTTGGATCCCCCTGTCTTAACACTTGATCCAAATGATGAAAACATAATTCTAG AAATTCctgatgaaaaggaagaaatgactTTGAACTCTCCATCCAAGGAGAACAAGAAAGAATCTTCTCTAAAGAAGAGTCGAATCCTGTTGGGAAAAACAGGTGTCATCAAGGAAGAACCACAGCAG AACATGTCTCAGCCAGAGGTGAAGGATCCCTGGAACCTCTCCAATGATGAGTTTTACTACCCCAAACAGCAGGGACTTCGAGGAACCTTTGGAGGCAACATCATTCAG CACTCTATCCCAGCAGTGGAACTTCGCCAGCCATTCTTTCCCACCCATATGGGTCCTATGAAGCTCCGACAATTTCATCGGCCTCCCTTGAAGAAATATTCTTTTGGTGCCTTGTCCCAACCAGGGCCCCATGCTGTGCAACCTCTGCTGAAGCAcataaaaaagaaagccaag ATGAGAGAGCAGGAGCGTCAGGCTTCTGGTGGGGGTGAAATGTTCTTCATGCGCACACCACAGGACCTAACTGGCAAGGATGGAGATCTCATTCTTGCTGAATACAGTGAGGAAAATGCCCCTTTAATGATGCAGGTTGGCATGGcaacaaagattaaaaattacTACAAAAGG AAACCTGGCAAAGATCCGGGAGCTCCAGACTGTAAATATGGAGAGACTGTTTATTGTCACACTTCTCCATTCCTGGGTTCTCTGCATCCAGGCCAGTTACTGCAG GCATTTGAAAACAATCTTTTCCGGGCCCCTATCTACTTACATAAGATGCCTGAAACGGATTTCCTGATTATCCGGACACGACAAGGCTATTATGTTCGAGAATTAGTGGATATTTTTGTAGTTGGTCAGGAGTGCCCGCTTTATGAAGTACCTGGTCCCAACTCAAAACGAGCTAACACCCATATCAGAGATTTTCTACAG GTTTTTATTTATCGCcttttctggaaaagcagagaccGTCCTCGGAGAATTCGCATGGAGGATATCAAGAAGGCCTTTCCTTCACACTCGGAGAGTAGCATCCGAAAGCGGCTAAAGCTTTGTGCTGATTTCAAACGCACAG GGATGGACTCAAATTGGTGGGTTTTAAAGCCAGATTTCAGATTGCCGACAGAGGAAGAGATCAGAGCAATGGTATCCCCAGAACAGTGCTGTGCTTATTACAGCATGATTGCGGCTGAGCAGCGACTGAAG GATGCAGGTTATGGAGAGAAATCCTTCTTTGCGCCAGAAGAGGAGAATGAAGAGGATTTCCAAATGAAGATTGATGATGAG GTGCGCACAGCTCCATGGAACACCACACGAGCCTTCATTGCTGCTATGAAGGGCAAGTGCCTCCTAGAAGTGACAGGTGTAGCAGATCCTACCGGTTGTGGTGAAGGATTTTCTTATGTGAAGATTCCAAACAAACCAACTCAGCAGAAG GATGATAAAGAACCTCAGCCAGTGAAAAAGACAGTGACTGGGACAGATGCTGATCTGCGCCGTCTTTCTCTCAAAAATGCCAAACAGCTTCTGCGTAAATTTGGAGTGCCTGAAGAGGAG ATAAAGAAGCTGTCCCGTTGGGAAGTGATTGATGTGGTACGTACAATGTCTACAGAGCAGGCTCGTTCAGGGGAAGGTCCTATGAGCAAATTTGCACGTGGGTCTCGGTTTTCTGTAGCAGAACATCAGGAGAGATACAAAGAAGAGTGTCAGCGCATCTTTGATTTACAAAATAA AGTTCTGGAATCCACTGAGATCCTGTCAACAGACACAGATAGCAGCTCAGCTGAAGACAGTGACTTTGAAGAGATGGGAAAGAATATTGAGAATATGTTACAGAACAAGAAAACTAGTTCTCAGCTCTCTCgggaaagagaagagcaggaacgAAAGGAATTGCAAAGGATGCTTCTGGGAGAAGACAGTGGCAATGACAAAGAGAGGGGCaaaaaggacagaagagacaAAAAGGGGCTAT CATCAGCTTCAGGAGCCTCAGCAAACTCTCACAAAGATGATGACACTGCCTCTGTAACCAGCCTTAATTCCTCTGCCACTGGCCGCCGCCTCAAAATCTATCGCACGTTTAGAGATGAGGATGGGAAAGAATATGTGAGGTGCGAGACAGTTCGCAAGCCCGCTGTTATTGATGCCTACTGCCGAATACGGACTACCAAGGATGAAGAGTTCAT acGAAAGTTTGCTCTATTTGATGAACAGCACCGTGAGGAAATGCGGAAGGAGCGGCGCAGGATCCAGGAACAATTACGGCGGTTAAAACGGaaccaagaaaaagagaaactcaaGGGCCCTCCAGAAAAGAAGcccaagaaaatgaaagagcGTCCAGACTTGAAA ctgaaaTGTGGAGCATGTGGTGCAATTGGCCATATGAGGACTAATAAGTTCTGCCCTCTTTACTACCAAACAAATGCCCCACCTTCTAATCCTGTTGCAATGacggaggagcaggaggaagagctggaaaaaacagtCATTCACAATGATAATGAAGAACTCATCAAAGTAGAAGGAACAAAAATTGTCCTGGGAAAACAACTGATTGAGAG TGCGGATGAGGTTCGCAGGAAATCACTGGTCCTGAAGTTTCCTAAACAGCAGCTTCCTCCAAAGAAGAAGCGGCGAGTAGGGACAACCGTTCACTGTGATTATCTGAAT cgtCCTCATAAATCTATCCACCGACGGCGAACAGATCCCATGGTGACACTGTCATCCATCTTGGAGGGCATCATCAATGACATAAGGGATCTTCCTAAT ACATACCCCTTTCATACACCTGTAAATCCAAAAGTTGTCAAAGATTATTATAAGATTATTACTCGGCCCATGGATTTACAGACCCTGCGTGAAAATGTTCGTAAGCGACAGTACCCATCCCGAGAAGAGTTCAGAGAACATCTGGAACTAATTGTTAAGAACAGTGCTACATACAATG GGCCAAAGCACTCACTGACACAGATATCTCAGTCCATGCTGGACCTGTGTGATGAAAAGCTGAAAGAG AAGGAAGATAAACTGGCTCGATTAGAAAAAGCAATTAATCCCCTCCTGGATGATGATGATCAAGTGgccttttccttcattttggatAACATTGTCACTCAAAAGATGATGGCAGTTCCAGAT tcTTGGCCATTTCATCATCCAGTTAACAAAAAGTTTGTTCCTGATTATTACAAAGTGATTGCTAATCCAATGGATCTGGAGACTATCCGCAAG AATATCTCCAAACACAAATACCAGAACAGAGACACTTTCCTGGATGATGTTAACCTCATCCTTGCCAACAGCATTAAGTACAACG GGTCAGATAGTCAGTACACAAAAACAGCCCAGGAGATTGTAAACATCTGTTACCAAACTTTAGCTGAG TATGATGAGCACCTGACTCAACTTGAGAGAGACATCTCTACTGCTAAGGAAGCAGCACTAGAGGAGGCAGATCTGGAAAGTCTTGATCCTATGACCCCTGGTCCCTACACTCCACAG ATGCGCCAGGGGCGAGGTAGGCTGGGTGAGGAAGACTCTGACGTAGATATTGAAGGGTTTGATGAGGATGATGATGGGAAACCTAAGACTCCAGCCCCA GAAGTTGAAGATGCAGATGGTGACCTTGCTGATGAAGAAGAAGGATCAGCCCAGCAGACGCAGGCCAGTGTCCTCTATGAAGATTTGCTCATGTCAGATGGAGAGGACGATGATGATGGGAGTGATGAAGAGGGAGATAATCCTTTCTCAT CTATCCAACTGAGTGAGAGTGGCAGCGACTCAGATGTGGAGCCCAATGCAGTGAGACCTAAACAACCTCATGTTCTTCAAGAGAACACACGAATGGGCATGGACAATGAAGAAAGCATGATGTCGTATGAAGGAGATGGTGGGGAGACATCTCATGTTATGGAGGACAGTAATATCAG ttATGGCAGCTATGAAGAACCAGACCCAAAGTCCAACACAAGAGATACTAGTTTCAGCAGTATTGGAGGGTATGAGAtctcagaagaggaggaagaggaagagcagcagcgcTGTGGGCCGAGTGTATTAAGTCAGGTCCATCTGTCTGAAGATGAGGAAGACAGTGAGGACTTTCATTCTATTGCAGGAGACAGTGACCTGGACTCAGATGAATAA